The Candidatus Micropelagos thuwalensis genome has a window encoding:
- a CDS encoding nitrilase-related carbon-nitrogen hydrolase — MDSYYAIALQTTVHAVNGCSTRDEARSVMDSTLERLKVEIFAAKKFVGSDVRLVVLPEYFLTAYPMGDTIKGWADKAALLEDGPEYAKLGEIAKDNDIFISGNAYEVDAHFDELYFQTSFIIDPKGDVILRYRRLNSMYSPTPHDVWDKYLDIYGIEGVFPVADTEIGRLACIASEEILYPEIARMFFIRGAEVGLHSTGEIGSTIETPKSISRKARAVENMGYIVSANSGGISGHSLPISSTDGKSVIIDYRGIVLAESGWGPTMTAFASIDLAALRRYRQRPGMGNYLSRQRFELFADGYANLATQKANNLMQSDGSVREPKRSDFEEAQQQALDIMRKRGFF; from the coding sequence ATGGATTCTTACTACGCTATCGCACTTCAAACTACAGTTCATGCCGTTAATGGATGTTCGACGCGTGATGAGGCCCGGTCTGTAATGGACAGCACATTAGAGCGCCTTAAAGTCGAGATTTTTGCTGCTAAAAAGTTTGTCGGATCAGATGTGCGTTTAGTTGTCTTACCGGAATATTTCTTAACGGCGTATCCAATGGGCGACACAATTAAGGGGTGGGCTGATAAGGCAGCCCTATTAGAAGATGGGCCTGAATATGCCAAGTTGGGCGAGATCGCTAAAGACAATGATATTTTTATTTCGGGAAATGCCTATGAGGTTGATGCGCATTTTGATGAATTATATTTTCAGACAAGCTTTATTATTGATCCCAAAGGTGATGTTATTTTGCGTTATCGCCGCCTCAATTCAATGTATTCACCGACCCCTCATGATGTCTGGGATAAATATCTAGATATTTATGGAATAGAAGGGGTTTTCCCCGTTGCCGATACGGAGATTGGAAGACTTGCTTGTATCGCTTCCGAAGAAATACTTTATCCTGAAATTGCCAGAATGTTTTTCATCCGTGGTGCTGAGGTAGGCCTGCATTCTACCGGCGAAATAGGAAGTACGATTGAAACCCCTAAATCGATATCGCGTAAAGCACGTGCTGTTGAAAATATGGGCTACATAGTTTCAGCAAATTCAGGCGGTATTAGCGGACATTCTCTGCCTATATCTTCTACAGACGGAAAGTCCGTCATTATTGATTATCGTGGTATAGTTCTTGCTGAGTCTGGCTGGGGACCAACCATGACAGCGTTTGCGTCAATCGATTTAGCGGCGTTGCGTCGTTATCGTCAAAGACCGGGTATGGGCAACTATTTGTCACGACAAAGATTTGAGCTATTTGCCGACGGCTATGCAAATCTTGCTACTCAGAAAGCGAATAATTTAATGCAGTCAGACGGCAGTGTCCGAGAGCCGAAGCGGAGTGACTTTGAGGAAGCTCAACAGCAGGCATTGGATATTATGCGGAAAAGAGGGTTTTTTTAA
- a CDS encoding Crp/Fnr family transcriptional regulator yields the protein MSDDTIYTLYDLGRSNKIEKGEYLFMEEAPSTYVYNISSGMLMLERIGSDGRRQIISFVYPGDFIGLTVDSNYSVSCRAVEASRFCRWKRTELEQFAEGHQNLEKSLRVIGNKVLARTIDQIFILGRKNAVERLAFFLLQTSGRQINAGLSETQLNLPMTRTDIADHLGLTIETVSRAFSRLSKDKLIELATPSLVTVLDHDQLIKCADNYKV from the coding sequence ATGTCTGACGATACAATTTATACACTCTACGATTTAGGTCGCTCAAATAAAATTGAAAAGGGCGAATACTTATTCATGGAGGAAGCCCCCTCCACATATGTTTACAATATCTCTTCCGGTATGTTGATGCTTGAGCGTATAGGATCAGACGGACGCAGACAGATTATCTCGTTTGTCTATCCTGGGGACTTTATAGGGCTTACTGTTGACTCTAATTACAGCGTTTCCTGCCGTGCTGTTGAAGCCAGCCGTTTTTGTCGCTGGAAAAGAACTGAATTGGAACAATTTGCAGAAGGACATCAAAATTTGGAGAAAAGCCTTCGCGTTATCGGCAATAAAGTATTAGCCAGAACGATTGATCAAATTTTTATTTTAGGCAGAAAAAATGCTGTAGAACGGCTCGCCTTTTTTTTATTGCAAACAAGTGGTCGCCAAATCAATGCAGGTCTTTCTGAAACTCAGCTTAACTTACCCATGACAAGAACAGACATTGCCGACCATCTCGGATTAACGATTGAAACTGTCAGTCGCGCCTTTTCACGCCTATCAAAGGATAAACTGATAGAACTAGCCACTCCGTCCTTAGTTACAGTACTTGATCACGATCAGCTCATTAAATGTGCCGATAATTATAAGGTTTAA
- a CDS encoding DUF4437 domain-containing protein, with translation MARPHIEPFVELNEDFKKLDLPKLSGGMHYKVMSMDTDTGACSLKMRFDGGYKRKPGMSYSDMEMFVLNGAIKIGDTLCREGHYMFVPAGYALPAWEVDQGAEALVFYNDSEPSFEEGDVSHPLCLKEGYISLNSYEDAPYTSGSIVSPSTATGLFLKMLRFDPLTEAMTFLYTMAPEYIQDNISYHDCCEESYHIWGTSWMMQFGDLPTGGYFWRPPYINHGSFRSKYGCIALGRTDTKLHNYFHYNPWSSPDENKLRAAAHFYRHRPQLYKWVHSDDGHNHPHGPVGELTPPPDFQYPEYADEAHVKNPHDLPHNEHHHHNHSHKHGHDHSHESD, from the coding sequence ATGGCAAGACCACATATTGAACCTTTTGTAGAACTTAATGAAGACTTTAAGAAACTTGATTTACCAAAATTAAGCGGCGGTATGCATTACAAAGTGATGTCTATGGATACCGACACAGGTGCGTGTTCACTGAAAATGCGCTTTGACGGTGGCTACAAACGTAAGCCTGGTATGAGCTACTCGGATATGGAAATGTTTGTTTTAAACGGGGCTATCAAAATCGGTGATACCCTCTGCCGAGAAGGGCATTACATGTTCGTACCAGCTGGCTATGCCCTTCCAGCTTGGGAAGTTGACCAAGGTGCTGAAGCATTGGTTTTTTACAACGATAGTGAGCCGTCTTTCGAGGAAGGTGATGTTAGTCATCCCTTATGCCTGAAAGAAGGTTATATTTCCCTTAATTCATATGAAGATGCACCTTATACGAGCGGTTCTATCGTTTCCCCGTCCACAGCCACTGGACTATTTTTGAAGATGCTACGTTTTGATCCGCTCACTGAGGCAATGACATTCCTTTACACTATGGCTCCGGAATATATTCAGGATAATATTTCATATCATGATTGTTGTGAGGAAAGTTATCATATTTGGGGAACATCTTGGATGATGCAGTTTGGTGATTTACCCACAGGTGGTTATTTTTGGCGTCCGCCTTACATCAATCATGGATCATTCAGAAGCAAATATGGCTGTATCGCTCTGGGACGCACTGATACAAAACTCCATAACTACTTTCATTACAATCCGTGGAGCAGCCCTGACGAGAATAAATTACGTGCGGCAGCACATTTTTATCGTCACCGCCCACAACTATATAAGTGGGTTCACTCCGACGATGGGCATAATCACCCGCATGGGCCTGTTGGCGAATTAACCCCGCCACCTGATTTTCAATATCCAGAATATGCTGATGAAGCGCATGTAAAAAATCCGCATGATTTACCGCATAATGAGCATCATCACCACAATCATAGCCACAAGCATGGGCATGATCATTCTCATGAAAGTGACTAA
- a CDS encoding CaiB/BaiF CoA transferase family protein: protein MTGPLDGIRVIEFTSVVLGPFACQILGDLGADVIKVEPPGGDTNRNLGPVKNTEGLAALFLTCNRNKKSIVLDLKSDEGREAALKLIATADVVVHNFRPKAMEKLGLDYQAVKKVNPDIIYCATYGFSKKGPYGDKGALDDSIQAASGVAMLMKMVEGEPRYLPTIIGDKTTGLNVANAVTSALFHRERKGKGQEIEVPMFETMVSYVMVEHLWGQVFEPPLAPAGYTRLMSKHRRPYKTKDGYIAVLPYWDNHWATFCKLIDREDMISDERFINMKSRLENIDITYSETGKALAKRTTDEWLEALSDTNVPHMHVSELDDLMQNQHLIESEFWEMHQHPTEGTIRMPKLPIYFSESPASIRLMPPKLGAHNDELLSEIGYSEDEINALKEKGITS, encoded by the coding sequence ATGACAGGCCCGCTTGATGGAATACGAGTTATTGAGTTCACCAGTGTTGTACTGGGCCCTTTTGCCTGTCAAATTTTAGGCGACCTCGGCGCTGATGTCATTAAAGTTGAGCCGCCCGGCGGAGACACTAATCGTAACCTCGGCCCTGTTAAAAATACTGAAGGACTAGCAGCGCTTTTTCTTACCTGCAACAGGAACAAAAAAAGCATTGTTTTAGACCTAAAATCTGACGAAGGGCGTGAGGCAGCATTAAAACTGATCGCCACGGCTGACGTAGTTGTCCATAATTTTCGTCCCAAAGCTATGGAGAAGCTTGGATTGGATTATCAGGCGGTCAAAAAAGTAAACCCAGATATCATTTACTGCGCGACATATGGTTTTAGCAAAAAAGGTCCCTATGGAGATAAAGGCGCTTTAGACGACTCTATTCAAGCTGCATCAGGTGTAGCTATGCTAATGAAAATGGTGGAAGGCGAACCTCGTTATTTACCCACAATCATCGGCGATAAAACGACAGGGCTGAATGTTGCTAATGCAGTTACATCTGCCCTGTTCCATCGTGAACGCAAGGGTAAAGGGCAAGAAATAGAAGTGCCCATGTTTGAGACTATGGTTTCATATGTCATGGTTGAGCATTTATGGGGACAAGTTTTTGAGCCGCCATTAGCTCCGGCGGGATATACGCGCCTGATGAGTAAACATCGCAGGCCTTATAAGACTAAAGATGGGTATATTGCTGTTTTACCCTATTGGGACAATCATTGGGCGACGTTTTGCAAATTAATTGACCGTGAGGACATGATTTCAGACGAGAGATTTATCAATATGAAGTCCCGACTTGAAAATATTGACATCACTTATAGTGAAACCGGTAAAGCACTGGCGAAACGAACAACTGATGAATGGCTCGAAGCACTCTCGGACACAAATGTTCCGCATATGCATGTGAGCGAGCTGGATGATTTAATGCAAAATCAACATCTTATTGAATCTGAATTTTGGGAAATGCACCAACACCCTACAGAAGGAACAATTCGTATGCCCAAATTACCAATTTATTTTTCAGAAAGTCCCGCTTCTATTCGTTTAATGCCGCCAAAATTGGGCGCACATAATGACGAATTATTGAGTGAAATCGGTTATTCTGAGGATGAGATTAATGCATTAAAGGAAAAAGGCATTACAAGTTGA
- a CDS encoding amidohydrolase family protein: MSGFKAIDAVVNIWTPEALKHRPGWTDEFFIGKVKGKHDAGGISLESMIEGMDAAGIDISFLVAAKAGRVGLPGCYHMPPEVVAEAIKKYPSRFMGLVGLDPYQGMDGVRQLEYAVKELGFIGAHLYPHWYDLPPNNARYYPFYAKCIELDIPIQMQVGQSLIYSKEHRTRSVGRPIYLDDIACDLPELKLIGSHVGIPWHDEMIAMSWKHENVFICTDAHSPKYWPESVWRYLNSYGQNKVIFATDFPVLRFERTVQEIHDYGLKPEVMRKFMRDNTIRIYNLQSRGIELSADGENHDRPA; encoded by the coding sequence ATGAGCGGTTTCAAAGCCATAGATGCAGTAGTAAATATCTGGACCCCGGAAGCCCTGAAGCATCGCCCGGGTTGGACAGACGAATTTTTTATTGGCAAGGTCAAGGGCAAACATGATGCTGGTGGTATCAGTCTTGAAAGCATGATTGAAGGCATGGACGCTGCCGGCATTGATATTAGTTTTTTAGTTGCAGCTAAAGCTGGTAGGGTTGGTTTGCCAGGGTGCTACCACATGCCGCCTGAAGTTGTTGCTGAGGCAATAAAAAAATATCCTTCGCGATTTATGGGCTTAGTCGGACTTGACCCTTATCAGGGTATGGATGGAGTCAGGCAACTGGAATATGCTGTTAAAGAACTAGGCTTTATCGGCGCTCATCTCTACCCTCACTGGTATGATTTACCGCCCAATAATGCTCGCTACTATCCATTTTATGCAAAATGTATTGAGCTTGATATCCCTATTCAGATGCAGGTCGGTCAATCCCTGATTTATTCTAAAGAGCATCGAACAAGATCAGTTGGCAGGCCTATTTATCTTGATGATATTGCCTGCGACTTGCCCGAACTCAAATTAATCGGGTCACATGTCGGTATACCCTGGCATGACGAGATGATTGCTATGTCCTGGAAACACGAAAATGTTTTCATTTGCACCGATGCCCATAGCCCCAAATATTGGCCTGAGTCTGTTTGGCGTTACCTCAACAGCTATGGTCAAAATAAAGTCATCTTTGCGACTGATTTTCCAGTTCTCAGATTTGAAAGAACTGTTCAGGAAATTCATGACTATGGCCTTAAGCCTGAGGTGATGCGAAAGTTCATGAGAGACAACACAATCCGTATTTATAATTTACAATCAAGAGGCATTGAGTTGTCTGCTGATGGAGAAAACCATGACAGGCCCGCTTGA
- a CDS encoding aldehyde dehydrogenase family protein produces MSRKINVRNPRTGINDYTFNVTTPEEISSIAAKARQGSEKWQKMSHSARTDVMKSFQAALSNKQSEITDALIIDTGRRGISIMEVSGVIKSIDRWINIADCHQEDNLRAGNKTALPSVTYGSQLCPYNLVGIISPWNFPCTLAMIDAIPALLAGCAVIIKPSEVTPRFIEPLVGAIQSIPILCDVLHFIQGDGETGNALISHIDAVCFTGSVNTGRKVASVAADNFIPAFLELGGNDPAIVLEDADIEKAATTLLRASIINTGQACQSIERIYVAKPHYDEFCNLLVEAAKKVHLNRDDISKGHIGPLIYEKQAHIIKAQLDDALEQGAKILCGGEIYTDAGAWVEPTVIVDVNHHMKLMKEETFGPIMPVMAFETDEEAVKLANDTDYGLSAAVFSKNLDHAYNIAVKIEAGGISINDGSLTGLVGDAEKNSFKLSGMGGSRMGEAGYLRFFRKKSMLLNSGEPFNINMFDESNST; encoded by the coding sequence ATGTCCCGCAAAATTAACGTACGAAATCCAAGAACTGGCATAAATGACTATACATTCAATGTGACCACTCCCGAAGAAATATCCTCTATTGCTGCTAAGGCTCGGCAAGGTTCTGAAAAGTGGCAAAAAATGTCGCATTCAGCAAGAACAGATGTAATGAAATCCTTTCAAGCCGCACTATCTAATAAGCAGTCGGAAATTACGGACGCCTTAATAATTGATACGGGGCGACGAGGTATTTCTATTATGGAAGTTTCCGGTGTTATCAAATCCATTGACCGTTGGATTAATATTGCTGATTGTCATCAAGAAGATAATCTACGGGCTGGCAATAAGACCGCCCTTCCCTCTGTTACCTATGGCTCCCAGTTATGCCCATATAATCTGGTCGGCATTATTAGCCCTTGGAATTTTCCATGCACGCTAGCAATGATAGACGCCATACCGGCATTATTGGCAGGTTGCGCCGTCATTATAAAACCTTCGGAAGTCACGCCACGTTTTATTGAGCCGCTTGTAGGGGCAATACAATCAATTCCGATATTATGTGATGTACTTCATTTTATCCAAGGCGACGGCGAAACCGGCAACGCACTAATATCTCATATTGATGCGGTTTGCTTTACAGGCAGTGTTAATACTGGGCGTAAAGTTGCTAGCGTCGCCGCGGATAATTTTATTCCGGCTTTTTTGGAACTTGGAGGTAATGATCCCGCAATAGTTTTGGAAGATGCTGATATTGAAAAAGCGGCAACAACGTTGCTACGTGCCTCAATAATTAATACGGGTCAAGCCTGTCAGTCTATCGAGCGGATCTATGTCGCTAAGCCACATTATGATGAATTTTGTAACCTATTGGTAGAGGCAGCAAAAAAAGTACATCTCAATCGCGATGATATCTCCAAGGGCCATATTGGGCCGCTGATTTATGAAAAACAGGCGCATATTATTAAAGCTCAACTTGATGATGCCCTAGAACAAGGTGCTAAAATTTTATGTGGTGGTGAAATTTATACCGACGCGGGCGCATGGGTTGAGCCTACAGTAATTGTTGATGTTAACCACCACATGAAACTCATGAAGGAAGAAACATTCGGGCCGATTATGCCTGTTATGGCTTTTGAAACAGATGAAGAAGCAGTGAAGCTTGCAAATGACACTGATTATGGATTAAGCGCCGCAGTGTTCTCAAAAAACCTTGACCATGCCTATAACATAGCTGTCAAAATTGAAGCAGGGGGCATCAGTATTAATGATGGATCATTAACTGGTTTGGTAGGTGATGCAGAAAAAAATTCTTTTAAGCTGTCCGGAATGGGGGGATCACGTATGGGAGAAGCGGGCTATTTGCGTTTTTTCAGAAAAAAATCAATGCTTTTAAATAGTGGCGAGCCCTTTAACATAAATATGTTTGATGAGTCTAATAGTACCTGA
- a CDS encoding DUF1330 domain-containing protein has product MAAYMVIRAQITDPEKFANYGKSAAKLVEKFGGNYEVMRPPQDILLEGESEPNMKIVISKWPSIDTALAFWNSPEYSEIKKLRENAGTVTVRLVEATS; this is encoded by the coding sequence ATGGCAGCCTACATGGTAATCAGAGCACAGATAACAGATCCTGAAAAATTTGCTAATTACGGCAAATCTGCCGCTAAGCTTGTAGAAAAATTCGGCGGTAATTATGAGGTTATGCGCCCTCCTCAAGATATACTCCTTGAAGGTGAAAGTGAACCGAATATGAAAATTGTCATTTCAAAATGGCCTTCAATAGACACGGCCTTGGCATTCTGGAATTCGCCTGAATATTCAGAAATCAAAAAGTTAAGAGAAAATGCTGGTACGGTAACTGTCAGGCTGGTTGAGGCAACAAGCTAG
- a CDS encoding GntR family transcriptional regulator — translation MDLKNNHPTPLYHLIYIVLRDKILRGIYPKGSNIPSENELVKEYSVSRITARRSLENLSRDGLVSRHRGRGTIVTYDMPVTAAKSGGMEDLMENLLMIAQETKVKILDFSYIEADAELKSVFQLQEGDNHTLQKTVRVRYQNKAPFSYVVAHVPEEIGRCYKRKDLSHKPLLALIEQAEIKISHASQTITAVAADNKLSDLLQIKIGSPALEVTRIVYDTDEAPVQYIKIFYRPDKYQLQMRLSRVSGKKSNFWQSDS, via the coding sequence ATGGATTTAAAAAACAATCATCCAACCCCTCTATACCATCTCATTTACATCGTTCTCAGAGATAAAATATTACGCGGAATTTATCCGAAGGGAAGCAATATTCCTTCCGAAAATGAACTTGTTAAAGAGTATAGTGTTTCGCGGATTACCGCTCGTAGATCACTTGAAAATTTATCTCGAGATGGACTGGTTTCGCGTCACCGTGGGCGTGGTACAATTGTGACTTACGATATGCCAGTCACTGCTGCCAAATCTGGCGGCATGGAAGACTTAATGGAAAATCTCCTCATGATTGCTCAGGAGACAAAAGTTAAGATACTTGATTTTTCATATATTGAAGCGGATGCAGAATTAAAGTCTGTATTTCAGCTCCAAGAGGGGGATAATCATACGCTGCAAAAGACTGTGAGAGTTCGTTATCAAAATAAAGCCCCATTTTCTTATGTTGTTGCGCATGTTCCTGAGGAAATTGGCAGATGTTACAAGCGAAAAGATCTATCTCATAAACCATTGCTAGCTTTAATTGAGCAAGCGGAAATCAAAATTAGTCATGCCAGTCAAACCATTACAGCTGTTGCTGCTGACAATAAGTTATCAGATTTATTACAAATAAAGATTGGATCGCCAGCGCTTGAAGTAACACGTATCGTTTATGATACGGATGAAGCGCCAGTCCAATATATCAAGATTTTCTACAGGCCAGATAAATATCAATTGCAAATGCGCTTATCGAGAGTTTCGGGAAAAAAAAGTAATTTCTGGCAGAGTGATAGTTAA
- a CDS encoding alpha/beta hydrolase: MTRILKNYAYCGDRRVHYITAGNGPPLVMFHQSPRSASEYVPLIEEWAKYFTIIAPDTPGYGQSDPLEITEPDMTDIAHAQMTFLKTIGITQFAAYGYHTGSTIALTIAGLYPKAVNRFVMNGFSVLSKEEKESFLKEYLPPFQPDWSGSHLAWLWSRYREQLIFFPWYAKNNSSRMPYDIAPLDILHQQVLDHLYAGDAYRSAYGAAFAFDKKSFQSKVTSPALIMAAPPDPLTAHLDRLSDMPENFELVRPENRDDGHAVALEYLRKTDLPKLKNFHINSNTKKPNKAKTWREYFGQENNLHCLVTDYGKTRVLVIHDILQSSNSLKSLIGTLADAEYEVIAPDLPGHGLTNILSDTFIEELTNNLDAADKLPDYILTIGQSAAMGPQLKKAFQTAKLINFDFFKPASEKSEAFTQNYMPDMTAQKYGGHLLTGWSFLRMKNLFWPWYEEKKENIIPAHPDSQPHVLQTGFVALMQTTKVGYQLARQLLHSAVTDKHEVDISVCPDWVKTRNDIALGSDNIVFYDSETNGHTALVELLNSLSDK; this comes from the coding sequence ATGACCAGAATTTTAAAAAATTATGCCTATTGTGGCGATCGAAGGGTTCATTATATCACGGCTGGAAATGGACCACCTTTAGTAATGTTTCATCAATCACCCCGATCTGCGTCAGAATATGTTCCGCTGATTGAAGAATGGGCAAAATATTTCACCATTATTGCTCCAGATACCCCTGGATATGGCCAATCTGATCCTCTCGAAATTACTGAGCCGGATATGACAGATATCGCACACGCACAAATGACTTTTTTGAAGACGATTGGCATCACTCAGTTTGCGGCTTATGGCTATCATACTGGTTCAACCATTGCCCTAACAATCGCAGGGCTATACCCCAAAGCAGTAAATCGTTTTGTAATGAACGGATTTTCAGTTCTATCTAAAGAAGAGAAAGAGTCTTTTCTTAAAGAGTACCTCCCGCCCTTTCAACCTGATTGGTCAGGCTCCCATTTAGCATGGCTTTGGTCGCGCTATCGTGAGCAATTAATTTTTTTCCCATGGTATGCCAAAAACAATTCGTCACGCATGCCCTATGACATCGCCCCGCTTGATATACTTCATCAGCAAGTTCTTGATCATTTATACGCAGGTGACGCATATAGAAGCGCCTATGGGGCTGCTTTCGCTTTTGACAAAAAAAGTTTTCAATCAAAGGTTACCTCGCCGGCATTAATTATGGCCGCCCCACCCGACCCTCTGACAGCCCATCTTGATCGCCTCTCCGACATGCCAGAAAACTTTGAACTTGTACGCCCAGAAAATCGTGACGACGGCCATGCTGTTGCGCTCGAATATTTGCGCAAAACTGATTTGCCGAAGTTGAAAAATTTTCATATCAACTCAAACACCAAAAAACCTAATAAAGCAAAAACTTGGCGCGAATATTTTGGGCAGGAGAACAATTTGCATTGTTTGGTTACGGATTACGGAAAGACTCGTGTGCTAGTAATCCATGATATTTTACAAAGTAGTAATTCGCTAAAAAGCCTTATCGGGACATTAGCAGATGCAGAATATGAAGTTATCGCGCCCGACCTGCCGGGTCATGGACTAACCAATATACTTTCCGATACTTTTATCGAAGAACTCACAAACAATCTTGATGCGGCTGATAAACTGCCTGATTATATTTTGACTATTGGTCAAAGCGCAGCCATGGGGCCTCAGTTAAAAAAAGCATTTCAAACAGCCAAATTGATAAATTTTGACTTTTTCAAACCGGCTTCAGAAAAGAGCGAAGCTTTCACACAAAACTACATGCCCGACATGACAGCTCAAAAATATGGTGGACACCTTCTAACAGGATGGAGTTTCCTGAGAATGAAAAATCTTTTTTGGCCTTGGTATGAAGAAAAGAAAGAAAATATAATTCCTGCTCATCCCGACAGCCAACCGCATGTTCTTCAAACCGGTTTCGTTGCGCTTATGCAGACAACAAAAGTGGGCTATCAACTCGCCCGTCAATTATTGCACAGCGCAGTAACCGATAAACATGAAGTTGATATCTCCGTATGTCCTGATTGGGTGAAAACACGAAATGATATTGCTTTAGGATCTGATAATATCGTCTTCTATGACAGCGAAACTAACGGTCATACCGCCCTTGTGGAACTGCTGAACAGCCTTTCGGATAAATAA
- a CDS encoding CaiB/BaiF CoA transferase family protein — protein sequence MIKTAITPLTGIRVVELSHMVMGPSTGLLMADLGAEVIKIEPIDGDKTRNLRGSGAGYFSMYNRNKKSISLDLKSDEGLEIAKKIISESDVLIENFRSGTINRLGLDYETLSITNPGLIYCSEKGFLSGPYEKRTALDEVAQMMGGLAYMTGPPGQPLRAGASVIDVMGGTFGVVAILAALLERVTTGKGKLIHSGLYETCVFLVGQHMAQYAVTGAAAKPMPVRISAWSVYDIFETADNEKIFVGIVTDSQWRAFCEKFELSDWALDSNLATNNQRIEKRTEILERLGSLFKTITTKQLIDNLSSFGAPFAPIKRPEDLFEDPHLNANGGLTSVNLPDGTETKLPSLPIEINGQRPTLKSDPPQIGQHSIKILNDLGFEDDEIQNLINKKVIGNAPDK from the coding sequence ATGATTAAAACTGCAATCACCCCGTTAACAGGCATTAGAGTCGTTGAGTTATCTCATATGGTCATGGGGCCTTCTACAGGTCTTCTTATGGCAGACCTGGGCGCGGAAGTCATCAAGATTGAGCCAATTGATGGCGACAAGACGCGCAATCTTCGCGGTTCCGGCGCCGGTTATTTTTCAATGTATAATCGGAATAAAAAAAGTATTTCATTAGACTTAAAAAGTGATGAAGGTCTGGAGATTGCCAAAAAAATAATATCTGAGTCGGATGTACTAATTGAAAATTTCCGAAGCGGTACAATTAACCGTCTCGGTTTGGATTACGAAACTTTATCAATCACTAATCCTGGTTTGATTTACTGTTCCGAAAAGGGATTTTTAAGTGGTCCCTATGAAAAACGCACTGCATTAGATGAAGTTGCTCAAATGATGGGCGGGCTTGCTTACATGACTGGTCCACCTGGGCAGCCTTTGAGGGCGGGAGCATCCGTTATAGACGTTATGGGTGGTACTTTTGGCGTGGTAGCAATTTTAGCGGCTTTATTGGAGAGAGTAACAACCGGTAAAGGGAAACTCATTCATAGTGGTCTTTATGAGACTTGTGTGTTCCTTGTAGGCCAACATATGGCCCAATATGCAGTTACCGGCGCGGCTGCAAAACCTATGCCTGTCAGAATTTCTGCCTGGTCTGTTTATGATATTTTTGAAACTGCGGATAATGAGAAAATTTTCGTCGGGATTGTAACAGATAGCCAATGGCGGGCGTTTTGCGAAAAGTTTGAATTAAGTGACTGGGCTCTAGATAGTAATCTAGCAACGAATAATCAAAGAATAGAAAAAAGGACTGAAATTCTTGAGAGGCTTGGTTCATTATTTAAAACAATAACCACAAAACAACTCATTGATAACCTGTCGTCTTTTGGCGCCCCATTTGCGCCAATTAAACGCCCAGAAGATTTGTTTGAAGACCCTCATCTTAACGCTAATGGGGGCCTGACCTCGGTCAATTTACCGGATGGAACCGAGACTAAATTACCAAGCCTGCCAATAGAAATTAATGGTCAAAGACCTACTCTTAAATCTGATCCCCCTCAAATAGGTCAACATTCAATTAAAATTCTAAACGACTTAGGATTTGAAGATGATGAAATTCAAAACTTAATAAACAAAAAGGTCATCGGCAACGCACCAGATAAATGA